A portion of the Nitrospirota bacterium genome contains these proteins:
- a CDS encoding YeeE/YedE family protein encodes MIGPFEVSQQVSLGLAVIFGLFFGLSLERGGLGNPHKLTGVFYLRDFSVPKVMFTGIVVAVIGLYLLIDLNLIDMSKFWIVPTFFWPQIVGGALFGVGFVVSGYCPGTAVVGLASGRLDALVTIIGVGAGSLLFAVLFPVLEEFYVSSDMGAATLPKLAGVNHWVIILPVIAFAVGMFLLMEWYEKKQDKARA; translated from the coding sequence ATGATAGGTCCCTTTGAAGTTAGTCAGCAAGTCAGTCTCGGACTGGCCGTTATATTCGGCCTTTTCTTCGGTCTGTCTCTGGAACGGGGAGGACTGGGAAATCCTCATAAACTGACCGGGGTCTTTTACCTCCGGGATTTTTCGGTACCCAAGGTAATGTTCACCGGTATCGTTGTCGCAGTAATAGGCCTGTATCTGCTTATCGATCTCAATCTTATAGACATGAGTAAGTTCTGGATCGTGCCGACGTTCTTCTGGCCGCAAATCGTGGGTGGAGCGCTGTTCGGAGTCGGCTTTGTCGTGAGCGGATACTGTCCCGGCACGGCTGTGGTAGGACTGGCCTCGGGACGGCTTGATGCGCTGGTAACGATAATCGGGGTCGGGGCAGGTTCCCTTCTGTTCGCTGTACTCTTTCCTGTCCTCGAGGAATTCTACGTGTCCTCGGACATGGGTGCGGCAACGCTGCCGAAGCTCGCGGGAGTGAACCACTGGGTGATCATTCTTCCCGTCATTGCTTTCGCAGTCGGGATGTTCCTTCTCATGGAGTGGTATGAGAAGAAACAGGACAAGGCCCGGGCATAG
- a CDS encoding type II toxin-antitoxin system RelE/ParE family toxin: MGKGKAGTGGMSYKIIIARTALKMLKDITDRRVRDLIVKRIDDLIEEPEKQGKPLVAELSGYRSLRAAGQRYRIVYRVMNDKIMVSIVAVGIRKEGSSTDIYNLAKKLIRLRLFNPPE; the protein is encoded by the coding sequence ATGGGAAAAGGCAAAGCGGGAACTGGCGGCATGAGCTACAAAATCATCATTGCACGGACAGCCCTGAAAATGCTCAAAGACATTACCGACAGGCGTGTGCGTGATCTTATTGTCAAGCGTATCGATGATCTCATTGAAGAACCGGAGAAACAGGGGAAACCGCTTGTTGCGGAATTATCCGGCTACCGGAGCCTTCGGGCAGCAGGGCAGCGTTACCGGATCGTCTATCGCGTGATGAACGACAAGATCATGGTCTCTATCGTTGCGGTCGGGATTCGCAAGGAAGGAAGCAGCACGGATATTTACAACCTCGCCAAAAAGCTGATACGTCTGAGACTTTTCAATCCTCCCGAGTAA
- a CDS encoding response regulator: protein MKRILVVDDDRELRSNLTFVLKEAGYDTKEASSAREAVELAIEEDFDVVLLDVVMPKSNKIDSLAELRRVSPRSKIIMITAFATIENAVDAIKRGASDYLSKPFKIDTLLTTIRRVLEEGRFEVRGTSENVDCLLSALSNPIRRKILKLISQRKSARLMELSRELDIEDHTKVIFHLKILKECGIIEQDKDKTYSLSSSGEGTLNCLKLVESHLSKA from the coding sequence ATGAAGCGAATTCTTGTCGTGGACGATGACCGGGAACTGAGATCGAACCTCACCTTTGTGTTGAAGGAAGCGGGATACGATACCAAGGAGGCATCTTCGGCACGGGAGGCCGTCGAGCTGGCGATAGAAGAAGATTTCGATGTCGTGCTGCTCGACGTGGTCATGCCGAAATCGAATAAGATCGACTCCCTCGCGGAACTGAGACGGGTCTCGCCGCGGTCCAAGATCATCATGATCACCGCCTTCGCAACCATTGAAAACGCGGTGGATGCCATAAAGCGGGGGGCCAGCGACTATCTGTCCAAACCGTTCAAGATCGATACGCTGCTTACCACGATCAGGCGCGTTCTCGAAGAGGGACGTTTCGAAGTGCGCGGCACTTCCGAAAATGTTGATTGCCTCCTCAGCGCCCTCTCGAACCCCATCAGACGGAAGATCCTGAAGCTCATCTCACAGAGGAAGAGCGCGCGGCTCATGGAACTCTCCCGGGAACTTGATATTGAGGACCATACCAAGGTGATCTTTCATCTCAAGATCCTGAAAGAGTGCGGTATCATCGAACAGGACAAGGACAAAACCTATTCGCTGTCTTCATCAGGCGAGGGGACTTTGAACTGCCTGAAACTCGTAGAAAGCCATTTGTCGAAAGCTTGA
- a CDS encoding YeeE/YedE family protein, which produces MKDKRFWSPYVAGICLGLTLLATFYIAGRGLGASGAITLVTAQSTYSVIPDFISHLTYFEQYITPLAPLINWNLFLLGGLFVGSLASASLSGNFKVLLDRGKSMSVRNRLFTSLVGGMLIGFAARLARGCTSGIALSGGAQLAVSGWIFVISMFAAGFIIAALFRRLWS; this is translated from the coding sequence ATGAAAGATAAGAGATTTTGGTCACCCTATGTCGCCGGGATATGTCTTGGTTTGACCCTTTTAGCGACGTTTTACATCGCGGGACGCGGGCTGGGAGCATCGGGGGCCATAACCCTCGTGACAGCCCAGAGCACCTATTCTGTGATTCCCGACTTTATCAGCCACCTGACATATTTTGAACAGTATATAACTCCCCTCGCTCCACTCATAAACTGGAATCTTTTTCTACTCGGCGGCCTCTTTGTGGGTTCGCTGGCGAGTGCCTCGCTGTCCGGGAATTTCAAGGTACTGCTGGATAGGGGCAAATCCATGAGCGTGAGAAATCGGCTGTTCACCTCGCTCGTGGGCGGGATGCTCATCGGTTTTGCGGCGAGGCTGGCCCGCGGATGCACCAGCGGAATCGCCCTTTCGGGAGGCGCTCAACTCGCGGTGTCAGGGTGGATCTTTGTCATCTCAATGTTCGCGGCCGGCTTCATCATCGCCGCATTATTCAGGAGGTTATGGTCATGA
- a CDS encoding DUF5714 domain-containing protein, with translation METSRYLWYIYYTMNVTKKTENCSVCGSALEYLHHSENLVCIYCGAPEQGHVKCPEGHFSCEACHRKDAMQLIEGVIVATELQDPVAIAELMMGHPNLPMLGCEHAYIAAGALMAALKNSPYGKGKITDADIREVLDRTARQAVSGYCGLTGMCGIAPAIGACFSVFLGSRCGSDTEQRITMNAVIKVSQAVAELTGPSCCKAYVRAALAEAVTIFAERFGILLPVEKTPIVCKDSDRHPHGCREQRCPYYRKPDRDIFTDPIHLPIMACQS, from the coding sequence ATGGAAACCAGCCGTTATCTGTGGTATATATACTATACTATGAATGTAACGAAAAAAACCGAAAACTGCAGTGTCTGCGGTTCAGCGCTTGAATATCTGCACCATTCTGAAAACCTTGTGTGCATCTATTGCGGGGCACCAGAACAGGGGCATGTCAAATGTCCGGAAGGGCATTTCAGCTGTGAGGCGTGTCACCGCAAGGACGCGATGCAGTTGATCGAGGGTGTGATCGTTGCGACGGAACTGCAGGATCCCGTCGCGATAGCCGAGCTCATGATGGGCCATCCGAACCTTCCCATGCTCGGATGCGAGCATGCGTACATTGCCGCGGGGGCTCTGATGGCGGCGCTCAAGAACTCTCCCTATGGGAAAGGCAAGATCACGGATGCGGACATCCGCGAAGTGCTCGACAGGACCGCGAGGCAGGCCGTGAGCGGTTACTGTGGGCTTACCGGCATGTGCGGTATCGCGCCGGCCATCGGCGCGTGCTTTTCCGTCTTCCTCGGTTCCCGGTGCGGCTCGGATACGGAGCAGAGGATCACCATGAACGCGGTGATCAAGGTCTCGCAGGCAGTCGCCGAACTTACGGGGCCAAGCTGCTGCAAGGCCTATGTGCGCGCGGCGCTTGCGGAGGCGGTCACCATCTTTGCGGAACGGTTCGGCATCCTGCTTCCCGTGGAGAAAACCCCGATCGTCTGCAAAGACAGCGACAGGCATCCGCACGGGTGCCGGGAACAGCGGTGCCCCTACTACCGGAAACCCGACAGGGATATTTTTACTGATCCCATTCACCTGCCAATCATGGCCTGTCAATCCTGA
- a CDS encoding ATP-binding protein yields the protein MFTLLENIPLEYPIYLFYGGAFFLLGVSIALKNMESSDLQLAGNLWLLGMFGFTHGAHEWLELYELMGGERLSQQEISTLALITAFMTVLSFFFLLRFGLSLIGTTLRRIRPMKLFSTGLFLAWLLFLFHRGFSPGVDFLKGAELIGRNIFGLAGALAAAYGLIAYSREIKDLSGPGSLQLRHAGIIFIFYGVFAGVIHSHYSLPVVGVPVEILRGLSAVLITYFIIKAMTIFEVEAQKKLAYQLLRLGQSEKLQSLGQLAAGIAHEINNPLANAVLGIQTARKRVTGTALPDQQVIERLDAVEKNIDRASIIARELLQFSRQRDAEAVPFNVNDVVRGALTLMKYRLRDTVIHHDLGPVREVTGDLSKMEQVFINLLSNAADAMPEGGDIFITTGLQGDDVEIRISDTGSGIPPENLSRVFDPFFTTKETGSGTGLGLSICYGIVKQHRGTIEIDSTGGKGTTVTVRLPAGGAS from the coding sequence ATGTTTACCTTGCTTGAAAATATTCCGCTTGAATATCCGATCTATTTATTTTACGGTGGCGCGTTTTTTCTGTTGGGCGTCTCGATTGCCTTAAAGAACATGGAGTCGAGTGATCTGCAGCTCGCCGGCAACCTGTGGCTTCTGGGGATGTTCGGATTTACCCATGGCGCCCATGAGTGGCTGGAACTGTATGAATTAATGGGGGGCGAACGCCTTTCGCAGCAGGAGATATCCACACTCGCGCTGATCACGGCATTTATGACCGTTCTCTCGTTCTTTTTTCTCTTGCGGTTCGGTCTCTCCCTCATCGGTACGACCCTGCGACGAATACGACCGATGAAATTGTTTTCAACGGGGCTCTTCCTCGCATGGTTGCTCTTTCTCTTCCACCGCGGGTTCTCTCCCGGTGTCGATTTTCTGAAGGGCGCGGAGCTCATCGGCAGGAATATCTTTGGTCTCGCGGGCGCTCTTGCCGCGGCTTACGGCCTGATCGCCTATTCACGCGAGATCAAGGACCTCAGCGGACCAGGTTCGCTGCAACTTCGTCATGCGGGCATCATCTTTATTTTCTACGGCGTCTTTGCCGGCGTGATTCATTCTCATTATTCGCTGCCGGTTGTCGGTGTTCCGGTCGAGATCTTGCGCGGACTCTCTGCCGTTCTTATCACCTACTTCATCATCAAGGCAATGACTATTTTCGAAGTTGAAGCGCAGAAAAAGCTGGCCTATCAATTGCTGAGACTTGGTCAGTCCGAAAAGCTTCAGTCACTCGGACAGCTGGCGGCCGGCATTGCCCATGAGATCAATAATCCCCTGGCCAATGCCGTGCTCGGCATTCAGACCGCGAGGAAACGGGTGACCGGGACGGCCTTGCCGGATCAACAGGTCATTGAAAGGCTGGATGCCGTCGAAAAAAATATTGACCGAGCATCGATCATTGCCCGCGAACTGCTGCAGTTTTCACGGCAACGGGATGCCGAGGCTGTTCCGTTCAATGTGAACGATGTAGTACGCGGGGCGTTGACGCTCATGAAATACAGACTGCGGGACACGGTTATTCACCACGATCTCGGTCCGGTTCGGGAGGTGACAGGTGATCTGAGCAAAATGGAGCAGGTCTTCATCAATCTCCTGTCGAACGCGGCGGACGCGATGCCCGAGGGCGGGGATATTTTCATTACCACCGGGCTGCAGGGCGACGATGTCGAGATACGGATATCCGATACCGGCTCCGGCATCCCCCCGGAAAACCTCTCGCGGGTGTTCGATCCGTTCTTCACGACCAAGGAAACCGGCTCGGGCACGGGGCTCGGGCTCTCCATTTGCTACGGCATTGTGAAGCAGCACCGGGGGACGATAGAGATAGACAGCACGGGAGGAAAAGGGACGACCGTGACGGTCCGCCTTCCGGCCGGAGGTGCATCATGA
- a CDS encoding helix-turn-helix domain-containing protein, which yields MKKEKIKKLEKQGWKVGSVTDFLKLSREEEEYIEMKLALSNYFQELRKKRHLTQVQVAEKIKSSQSRVAKIERAESSVSLDLIVRSIFALGSSKKEIGRIILAKTA from the coding sequence GTGAAAAAAGAGAAAATCAAAAAACTTGAGAAGCAAGGTTGGAAAGTCGGTTCAGTGACTGACTTTCTCAAATTGAGCCGTGAAGAGGAAGAGTATATTGAGATGAAGCTCGCTCTTTCGAATTATTTTCAGGAACTGCGAAAGAAAAGGCACCTTACACAGGTGCAGGTTGCGGAGAAGATAAAATCGAGCCAGTCGCGGGTGGCCAAGATCGAGCGTGCCGAATCGTCCGTGTCGCTTGACCTTATCGTGCGGTCGATCTTTGCCCTCGGTTCTTCAAAGAAGGAAATCGGCAGGATCATTCTTGCGAAGACGGCATAA
- the purN gene encoding phosphoribosylglycinamide formyltransferase: MKKVKLGVLVSGRGSNLQAIIDNIENGLLPAEIVAVISDQPDAYSLERARKHNIPAIHISAIGFKGKRAEYDALLVKELQKNNVELVCLAGFMRIITPTLIKAFPNRILNIHPALLPAFPGLHVQKAALDHGVKFSGCTVHFVEEGMDTGPIIIQAVVPILDNDTVDSLSERILKQEHKIYSRAIHLYAEGRLKIDGRRVFVTDGRTDSDEFLLNP; the protein is encoded by the coding sequence ATGAAAAAAGTAAAACTTGGCGTTCTCGTATCCGGTCGCGGCTCAAACCTCCAGGCCATCATAGACAATATTGAAAATGGTCTTCTCCCGGCCGAGATCGTTGCCGTGATCAGCGACCAGCCCGATGCTTATTCCCTCGAGCGCGCACGAAAGCACAACATCCCGGCCATCCATATAAGCGCTATCGGGTTCAAGGGGAAACGGGCCGAATATGACGCCTTGCTCGTCAAGGAACTCCAAAAGAACAATGTGGAACTTGTTTGTCTCGCCGGTTTTATGCGAATCATCACACCGACCCTCATCAAGGCTTTCCCCAACAGGATACTGAATATCCACCCCGCCCTCCTGCCGGCCTTCCCCGGTCTCCATGTGCAGAAAGCCGCGCTGGACCACGGTGTTAAGTTCTCAGGCTGCACTGTCCACTTTGTTGAAGAAGGGATGGATACCGGCCCGATCATCATCCAGGCTGTAGTGCCGATCCTTGACAACGATACTGTAGACAGCCTTTCGGAACGCATCCTGAAGCAGGAACACAAGATCTATTCCCGGGCCATCCATCTGTACGCCGAGGGCAGGCTGAAGATCGATGGAAGGCGGGTCTTTGTAACTGACGGGAGAACAGACTCTGACGAATTTTTGTTGAATCCCTGA
- a CDS encoding type II toxin-antitoxin system Phd/YefM family antitoxin, with the protein MLKEMKNYSMSEARNELTAMPEKLEKKHSAVAITRRGKPVLAVMPWDLFESIMETLEILGDEEMTAALHKGIEEIAAGKGVAWEKAKRELAA; encoded by the coding sequence ATGCTTAAAGAGATGAAAAACTATTCCATGAGCGAAGCGAGAAATGAGCTCACCGCCATGCCGGAGAAACTGGAGAAAAAGCACAGCGCCGTGGCCATTACCCGCCGGGGTAAGCCGGTGCTTGCTGTCATGCCGTGGGACCTTTTCGAGTCAATCATGGAAACCCTGGAAATACTCGGCGATGAGGAAATGACCGCCGCCCTGCATAAAGGGATCGAAGAGATCGCCGCAGGCAAGGGAGTGGCATGGGAAAAGGCAAAGCGGGAACTGGCGGCATGA
- the purM gene encoding phosphoribosylformylglycinamidine cyclo-ligase has product MAITYKDAGVDIDAGDLFIEKIKPYVKSTFRPEVMTHIGGFGGLFALKKYKAPVLVSGTDGVGTKLKIAFLTNRHDTVGIDLVAMCVNDIVVQGAEPLFFLDYFATGRLKPQEHADIVKGIAEGCKQAGCALIGGETAEMPSFYAENEYDLAGFAVGVVEKQKIINGSKIKPGNALIGLASSGLHSNGFSLVRKVLLEKSGYGMNDTLSELANRPLGEVLLTPTRIYAKSVMALMKDFDIHGMAHITGGGITENTPRMLPKGTQALIRKGTWDIHPIFPLVRKKAGVNDDEMYRDFNMGIGMILAVPAKQADAVMKKAKKLGEQAYLIGEIVKGKSIVKYEER; this is encoded by the coding sequence ATGGCCATAACCTACAAAGACGCGGGCGTTGACATCGATGCAGGCGACCTCTTCATCGAGAAGATAAAACCGTATGTAAAATCCACGTTCAGGCCCGAGGTCATGACGCACATCGGCGGGTTCGGCGGGCTCTTTGCCCTCAAAAAATACAAGGCCCCGGTCCTCGTTTCCGGCACCGATGGTGTCGGCACCAAGCTCAAGATCGCCTTCCTCACGAACCGGCACGATACCGTTGGGATCGACCTCGTTGCCATGTGCGTGAACGACATCGTCGTCCAGGGCGCGGAGCCGCTCTTTTTCCTCGACTACTTTGCCACGGGCAGGCTCAAGCCGCAGGAGCACGCCGACATCGTCAAGGGCATCGCGGAAGGCTGCAAGCAGGCCGGCTGCGCGCTCATCGGCGGCGAGACCGCGGAAATGCCCTCCTTCTACGCCGAGAACGAATACGACCTTGCGGGCTTCGCGGTGGGCGTCGTTGAAAAGCAGAAGATCATCAACGGATCAAAGATCAAGCCGGGCAACGCGCTCATCGGCCTCGCCTCTTCAGGACTCCATAGCAACGGCTTTTCGCTCGTGCGCAAGGTCCTGCTCGAAAAATCCGGCTACGGCATGAACGACACCCTGTCCGAGCTGGCCAACCGGCCCCTGGGCGAGGTACTGCTGACGCCGACGAGGATCTACGCGAAATCAGTGATGGCACTGATGAAGGACTTCGACATCCACGGCATGGCGCACATCACCGGCGGCGGCATCACGGAAAACACACCGCGCATGCTCCCGAAAGGAACGCAGGCCCTCATCCGTAAAGGGACCTGGGACATTCATCCCATATTTCCCCTGGTCAGGAAAAAGGCCGGCGTAAATGACGACGAGATGTACCGGGACTTCAACATGGGCATCGGCATGATCCTCGCCGTGCCGGCCAAACAGGCGGACGCGGTGATGAAGAAGGCAAAGAAACTCGGCGAACAGGCGTATCTCATCGGAGAGATCGTAAAGGGCAAGTCAATTGTGAAGTACGAGGAGAGATAG